tgtcTTAAGTTTTAATTCACTGGGGTTCAGTTTCTTTCAAAATGGTCAACTTGGAAAGACCCCAACTGGAAATACCTTTTCAAAACACTATAAACAGAGGCTAAAACAAAACGTGTACCCCAAATATTATCATTTATCCCCTCTGCCACTCCTCAAATCGTTCCATTCCAAAAACTTTTCAATGAATTCGAAACACTTCACTACAgtcggaggaaagagaaggaagcatgTCCATTTCGATATGCCCGAAGCCTTCATCCCGGAGTCCGCTTGGTTTCAAGTCATGTTATACGTGGCAAAAGAATCATCGGAAGATCTCTTCCGTATGGCATCTGTGTGCCGATTGTTCCGAACTTTGGCAAACATTCCACAAGTGTGGAACACCATTTCAATGGCAAAGTACCCATACGATCCTATCTGGTACCGTGCCAGACCTGCGGTCCAGCATTTCTTGCAACAATGCAGGGCTTGCGATAACCCTGAGTCCATATTTAGAGAAGTATTCGAAGGTTTTTTCAGGCACGGTAAGGTGGAAGCGTTGTATGGGATGCGCATTGCAGCCACGGCAGGCCATATGGAAGCGGCATATGTAGTTGGACTACTTGGTATGTCCGGAATTGGTCAGTCAAAAGAGGATGCATTACaattcttgtgttctttgaaTCAACGTAACAACATTGATATGAAAGGAACCAGGGATGCTTTAACAGGAAGATGTCGCGGAGCATTTGTTGCAAGACATATCGTAGATATGTTTGACTATGGGAAGATTAAGTTCAATCGGTGCAGCGCTTGTAACAACAATGAatggtattttgttattcCAGGGTGGCCTAGTGAAGACAAGATAAATCCTGCGTTTTGGACTTGCTGCAACCGATGCAAATGGCACCGTGAGAGTATTTTTTGGTGCAAAATCCTGCGTGAGTATTTTGTTGGACGGAATGACGTATTTTTGCATTAGTTTTAGTACGAATTTACGGTTTTGATGCATTGTGGACTTGCTTCTCTTCACTTCTAGGTTGGCTGGCTACGTTATACCTATCTCAGTTTAAATGTTGTTCAAATGTTGGTATTTTGTCATAAaccgttttatatataaatgtataatatttattatatagcgGAATGATTACTTACATCATAGACGGCTAGGAATGACATTTTACTGACACAGATATTTTGCTCACCGACCCCAATCTTCATATTTGGTAAACCAAAAGTCATGCATGGAGTAAATAGGTGTCTTTTCACCAGTGCTTGGGAATGACATTTTCCCACTTAGCATATCCGAAAGGATTTGGTTACACGTGTCTTAACCTAGGGTGTTGAACAGTGAATGACGTAGactatttttttgtgtggaaggaGTACAATGGATGACTTGTATATTTCCATAttatgtttcaaaacatcccttcaacctaaaaaataaaaaaattaacaaattgaagaacagaGAAACCGATGAGCACTACAAATGGCCTATTCGCacggaaaataaaattgttttcaacaAGTTGGATGTGgtataattaacaaatggacagcctaaaaagtaatatcataataattataataattgtggataaataataataaaatactaatgtaGCATAACCATTAAACAGGGAATGCAGTAGGAAGATGAAATCGCAATAAGTTCGTAGAAATTTTCGGAtcgtttttctaatttttgtgtatttagttatgaattttccaagaaaaaaggtaataaaataataatttagggtaaaatgggaggatgtggccatgttcggtaacgtacacttgtgcaagtagtcaaaagtgacgggctgagatcgcgccaggtgtcatattcttgttaattttggattcttttgttaaaaaaatctttgaaactaggtaataaatagtaggaaaatcgTAAAAATGGCCCAAAAATTACTCCGGCCTCCTTTTGACGTCCTAAAACTAGgagaacctataaatcattcGTCTCGTAATGAAATAATCCAAATTGTgttacataactcacttttctcttaaccctaagtattGATGTTTGTTAACTTCAACTTGAataacctacttcaacaagcatctcccGTTAATGTTGGGAATTAATTTTACAAATGCGTAACAAtgaatcggagaattcagcaacggagatggagtgtcaatgagttcgtagcaattttcggataatttttttattttgtgtgtaatTAGTTCTGATTTTTGTAaggaaaagtaataaaataataatttagggtaaaatgggagggtgtggccatgttgactgacgtacacttgtgcaagtagtcatcagtgacgggctgagatcgcgccaggtgtcctcttgctattattttggcttttttagtgCAACAATCTGTGGACATAGGTAATAAATTCTacgaaaatccaaaaaatgcccggaaaatgagaaaatgaaaattatttgtacataactcactttcctcttaacccaAATTCACGTTAACACGTATATTTCGGATAATATTCGAAATATAATTTCTAATAATACAATATTTAGTTTCACTATATACAATGATatgttttgttataataatgtacataaaaaataattgcacATGCTTTGAAGCCATCATTGCAACTACGCCTAGAGCTTTGAAGACGTCAGTtcgtattcaataagttgtccacatGCAACTGCACCTAGAGTTTTCAACACGTCAGAGGTATTCAAGAAGTTGTCCACATGCAACTGCACCTTGAGTTATTAACACGTCAcaggtattcaataagttgtccattTGACGCCGCATTGGGAATcagtaatatattttcaatcatGTCAAATCACATAAATAATGCCATACTTTTTCTCAATAACATCACACAAGTGAAGCAAGTTTAAAACccttagtgaatatttgtcCTAGTCTATATGAGTGATTATATAATCAGttgcataatatttttttcacagt
Above is a window of Prunus persica cultivar Lovell chromosome G2, Prunus_persica_NCBIv2, whole genome shotgun sequence DNA encoding:
- the LOC109947440 gene encoding uncharacterized protein LOC109947440, whose translation is MPEAFIPESAWFQVMLYVAKESSEDLFRMASVCRLFRTLANIPQVWNTISMAKYPYDPIWYRARPAVQHFLQQCRACDNPESIFREVFEGFFRHGKVEALYGMRIAATAGHMEAAYVVGLLGMSGIGQSKEDALQFLCSLNQRNNIDMKGTRDALTGRCRGAFVARHIVDMFDYGKIKFNRCSACNNNEWYFVIPGWPSEDKINPAFWTCCNRCKWHRESIFWCKILREYFVGRNDVFLH